CTGCAGAAAGTGATAGCAGAATGTTTGGCGGAAACAGTAACTGGCGTGGTCCGATCTGGTTCCCTATTAATTTTCTTATTGTAGAAAGCTTACAACGTTTCCACTATTATTATGGAAATAGCTTAAAAGTAGAATTCCCAACAGGAAGCGGTGAAAAGAAAAACCTGGATGAAGTGGCACAGAATATCAGTAAGAGACTATGTTCTATCTTCCTAAAGGATGAACATGGACAACGAGCCTTCAATGGAGGAAATCCGAAATTCAATTACGATGAACACTTTAGAGACTACATCACCTTTTTTGAATATTTCCATGGAGACAATGGCCGAGGCGTAGGAGCTTCCCATCAAACAGGATGGACGGCTACTGTGGCGAAATTGATAAAACCAAGACTTACCTTTTAATGGGCAATGAATAATAGGTAATGAGTAATAAAAAAACCGGATGAAACATCCGGTTTTCTTTTTGCATATATATTTTTTTGCATAAAGTCTATGTGGTAAGAATTTTTAAACCATATAGGTACATAGTTCTTAGAATGCTTATAAACTATTTTATTCGTGCATTTGTGTCAAATAAAAAATGAGGCTTAAAGGCCTCACTATAGTTTTAAATTTTTTCTCCGTTTACGAATACTTCGTATCCGATTTCTACGTTCGGTTCTAAAGTTTTCGATACAGAACAATATTTTTCGAAAGATAATTCTGCAGCTTTTAAAGCTTTCTTAGAATCAATTTCACCTTCTAAAAGGAATTTAACCATAATTGATTTGAAAGGTTTTGCATCGTCTACCTGAACTCTCTCCCCTTCTACTTCTGCCTGAAAACTTTTAATTTCCTGACGTTGCTTTTTTAAAATTGAAACTACATCTATTCCGCTGCATCCAGCCACTGCCATCAGGACACTTTCCATTGGAGAAACTCCTTTAGCTCCTGGCTGGGAAGTATTGTCTAAAAGGATGGAATTTCCCTGACTGTTTGTACATTCAAATAAAAAGTCGTCGTTGATTCTATTTAGTGTTATTTTCATTGTTGCTTGTTGCTTGTTGCTTGTTGCTTGTTGCAAAATTATAAAATTCCTCTGGCTTTTATCTCCAAATATTTATTGATAACGTCAATATTCAAATTCTCAGGAAGTGTATATACTGTATAAATCCCATATTTACGGAGCTCCTGAATAATCAGTTTCTTTTCAAATTCGAATTTTTCAGCAACAATTTCATCATAGATTTCCTGCATACTTTCCGGATTCTTATGAATCAATGTTTGTAATTCTGAGTTTTTGAAGAATACCACAACCAACAAGTGGTTCTTAGCAATTCCGCGAAGATATTTTAACTGACGGTTTAATCCATCTAGCGTTTCAAAATTGGTAAATAACAAAATAAGACTTCTCTGGTTGATCGAATATTTTACATCCTGATACAGTCGGTTGAAATCACTTTCAAAGAA
This Chryseobacterium sp. G0162 DNA region includes the following protein-coding sequences:
- a CDS encoding OsmC family protein; protein product: MKITLNRINDDFLFECTNSQGNSILLDNTSQPGAKGVSPMESVLMAVAGCSGIDVVSILKKQRQEIKSFQAEVEGERVQVDDAKPFKSIMVKFLLEGEIDSKKALKAAELSFEKYCSVSKTLEPNVEIGYEVFVNGEKI